Part of the Deltaproteobacteria bacterium GWC2_65_14 genome is shown below.
GGAACTCCTTTCGCTACGGGTCGATTCCGCCACCTCGTGCGGGGAGGTGAAGAGACGCGCGGAGGAGAAGGTCGCCGACATCGAGCGAAAGATCCATACCTTGCAGGAGATGAAGAAAGCCTTGGCGAGGCTGACGGCGGCCTGCCGGGGGAGAGGCCCCACGGGGGATTGCCCGATCCTGGAAGCTCTCGGAGAACCGGATCGAACACCTCCGTCGGAAACGCCCGGGATCGGGAGGAAAAGAGGAGGCAAACGATGGCAGTGAACGATCCGAAACGTACGGTTGGGAGCCCGAAATGGAGCCTGGCCGGAGCCGTGGCCGCGGCCGTGGGGGCGTCAGCATGCTGTGTCGGGCCTCTCATGCTGCTGGCTCTCGGCGTCGGAGGCGCATGGGTCGGGACCCTGACGGCGATGGAGAAGTACCGGCCGATCTGGACGGCGGCTACGCTGGTCTTTCTCGGGGGGGTGAAGGACGCGAAGGTGACGCTCGATCCACCCCGGGCCGTTGTCATCTACGACCCGGCGAAAGTCGGTCCGGAACGGCTGACCGAGGCGACGACCCGGGCGGGCTACCCATCCACGGTCCTGCAGGAAGGAGGAACACTCCGATGAAGGTGGAAGTTCTGTATTTCGAGGGTTGCCCCAACCACGCCCCTGCACTGGAGATGGTGCGGCGCGTCCTGGAACGGGAAAGGATCGAAGCCGAGGTCCGGTCGGTCGAAGTGCCGGACGAAAAGACCGCCGGATCCCTTCGATTCCTGGGATCCCCCTCCGTCCGGGTGGACGGAGCGGACATCGAGCCGGGCCGGGAGGGCGAATCGCCCTTTTACGGCTGCCGCACCTATACCGTCGAAGGGAAAACGGTCGGCGTCCCGCCGGAAACGTGGCTGGTGGAGGCCCTGCGTGGCCGAAACGGTTCGTAGCGTTTCCGCCCCTGCCCATCCGATTCCCGCAATCCTTGCCGGGCGTCGAGGTCTCTTTCCCGTTATTCCGTTCTCCGGCGCAGCAGATGGTTCAGGATAAAGGAAATCACCCGGGCGTCGTTCTGGTTGACGCCGAGATACTTCATTCGCAGGATCCCTCGATCCGGCTTGGACGAAGAAGGCTTGACCTCGAGGACTTCCGTCTCAGTACGGAGAGTGTCTCCCGGGCGCACCGGCGCCAGCCATCGGACATCGTCGATCCCCGGGGAGCCGATGCTGGAGGCGGCGATAACGCCTTGCTGGATGAACATTCGAAAACAGAGTGACAGCGTGTGGAAGCCGCTGGCGATCAGTCCGCCGTATGGAGATTTCTCCGCGGCGGTCACGTCCAGGTGGAACGATTGGGGATCGTACTGCAGGGCGAATCGGATGATCTCGCTTTCCGTGACCGTCACTCCGTCGGACACGAATCTTTCCCCGACACGAAAATCGTCCAGAAAACGTTCCCCGGCCATTTTTCCCCTCCTCACGGAAGTCGTTTCGTCCTGTAGACGCCTATCGATTCGCCGCCGCCTTGGCCGCCGCCAACAGGGTATCGGCGTCGATGCGCACTTTGTAATCGGGGTTGACGTACCCGAAACGGATCTTTCCGTCCGCCGTCCGCAACGTCACCTTCGGCACCGGAGCGCCGATCAGCAGAGGCCGGATCTCCGATGGGGAATCCGGTACCTGATTCGTCGCTTGCGTCATTGCTCCACCTCCTTTTCAGAAGAACGATGGACACCCATTTCGTACGATTGCGCGGCCTCGCCTATTTTTTCGGAATCGCGTCGAGCGGAACCCGCAAGGAATCGGCGATCGCCGTGAAGCTGGAAAACAGTTCGACGACCTCCCCTAACCGACCGTTTGGTACAATTATTAAGGAAAAAAACTTACCCGCCCCCGCGTATCCCAAGAAAACCGGACAAGGTGGCCAGGCACTCCTTCAGATCAGCCGAATTTCTGCTCGCACGGGCCAACATGATCCCCCCTTCGATCGTCGCGACGACATGCCGTGCCCCCGCTTCCGGGTCGAGATCCTTCCGCACATCGCCGGACCGGACGGCCCTTTCCAGAACCTCCCGGATCCTTCGCCTCCACTCCTCGAACACCGCATGGATTACAGCCCGGTATTTGTCATTTCGGTCGCTCATCTCGAGGGCCGTGTTGCCGAAGATGCATCCACCCACCAGGTTCCGGCCTTCGTGATAGCGGACGATCGCTTCGAAATGATTCGCCAGTTGGGCCGACGGCCTCTCCCCCCGCAAGGATTTCTCGAGGAACTTGAAAAAATCCTCCCGGGCCAGGCTCAACACTTCGAGCCCCATTTCCTCCTTCGAGGAAAAGTAATGATAGAGGTTCCCCTTCTTGACCCCGGTTTCCCGGATCAGATCGTTGATGCTCGTCCCGGAAAATCCGTGGCGATGGAAGATCTCCTTCGCGCCGCTGAGGACCCGTGCCCGGGTTCGAATTCCTTTCTCTCTCATGAAACCCTCACGTTCAGTACCAACCATTTGGTACATAATAATTCCATGTGACCTGCCTGTCAATTCTTTTTCCATTCTTTTCCCGTCGATTTATCCCCCACCGTCCTCCCCTCGACGGGGGAGACATCCGCATGGGAGATCGTGTCTTAATCCCGTAGTCAAGGTACTGGGTGCATCGCGTATTTCAGGGGCGCCAGGGAAAAATTCCCCCCGAAGGCGCTCCGGCGCTATAATGCGCTATCCCATGGCATTACACGGAAAAACATGCATGCCGACCCGACGATTCGCGAACCATCCTGATCTCCGCGGGGCGAAACCCCCGGGCCGGCCGACATCCGCCCGACCGGGGGATCGCGCGTCCATTCTTTTGCCTGCGGCGATCTTCCTCTTCCTTTTCCTTTTTCTTTTCCTCGCGGCGGTCCCTCCCCTCCCGGCAGCAGCGCAGGACGGCCCGGCTGCGGAGAAGAAAAAGACCATCACCTTCGGCGTCATCCCCCGCTTCAATCCCCACGTCATGTACGAGTATTACCAGCCCCTCATGGACTACTTGACCCGGAAAACCCCATACGATTTCCGACTCCGCGTGGGCCATACCTACATGGAGACGATCGAGAACCTGGAAAAGGGGGGTACCGACGTCGCGTACCTGGGCGGTACGACCTTCGCCCTCGCGAGGCATCGTTTCAGGGCCCGCGCACTCGTCAAACCGCTGAACCCGGAGGGAAAGTCCACATACCGGAGCTGCATCATCGTGAGGGAAGACAGCCCGATCAAGACGCTCGAGGACCTCAAGGGGAAGAGCCTGGCCTTCGGGGCGAAGCGGTCCACGACGGGGAGCCTGATCCCCAGCTACCTGATCGTGGAGGCGGGGGTCACCATGAACTTCCTCAAAGAACTGAAGCACCTTTCCCATCACGAGGATGTGGCCAGGGCCGTGCTCAAGGGGACCTGCGACGCCGGAGCGGTCAAGGACGTGGTCGCCTGGAAGTACAACGGAAAAGGTCTCCGGGTGATCGCCGCGTCGGAGGAACTCCCCAACGCGCCGATCGCCGCCGGACCATCCCTCCCCAAGGAGGCGGAAGAAGCCCTGGTGAGGGCCCTCCTTACGATCGACGCGGAGAGCCCGGAGGGGCGGGCCCTCCTCGCGGACTGGAGCCCGGAGCTCAGGCACGGCTTCGTCCCGGCCAGGGACGAGGATTACACCTTCTTGTACAGGAAAATCATGTCGATTCCCACAGGCTGCGGTAAAGGTTGCCACGCGTCGAATCCCTTCTTGGGAAGATAGATCACCCCCTCTCCACCCTGACGGGCAAGTTCATGGGGGTCGGGATCGCGGCCATCGCCGCCGTGGCCCTCGTGCTGCACTTCTCCATCGTGGAAAAGGAAAAACGGCAACTCATGGAACGCGAGGAGAAGGCGGCGGTCATGCTCGCCAACGCGATGAAGCTCCCGTTCACCCAGATCCTGCTCTACGAAGAGACCGGGCTCATGAGGGAGGCAGGGCTCCTCGACCTCTACATCTCCCGCATGAAGGCCAACAAGGAAATCGGCGTGGTCTACGCCATGGTCTTCGATCCCGAAGGGTGGGTTCTCGCGCACAGCGACCTGACGCTGTTCCATACGCATCCGTACGACCCGCTGACGCGGGCGGCCCTCTCGTCCACCGGGATCGCGCTGCATTACGTCGGGGACCCCTTCCGGTCGGGCATTCTCGACGTGGCCGTCCCGCTTTCCGTCTCCTCCAAGCGGTTCGGAACCCTACGCATCGGGTATTCCCTGGCGGAGCTGTCCCGGAGCTACGCCGCGCTGAAACGGAAAGCGCTGGCGCTCACCGCCGCCGCCTCCGCCGCCATGGTCCTTTTCCTCTTCGTCACCGCGAAGATCCTTACCCGGCCGATCCTGCGACTCGCCGGCGCCCTGAACTCCGTGCATCTCGGCAGTCTGGCGGCCGTCCCGCTTCCCGAGCGGCGGGACGAGATCGGCGACCTCCAGAACAGCTACCGGATCATGGTGGATCGCCTGAGGCGCCAGGAGGAGGAACGGGAGAGGACGCGGGAACTGATCGTGAACACCGAAAAAATGGCTTCCGTCGGGATGATCTCCGCGGGAATCGCCCATGAGATCAACAACCCCCTCACAGGGGCCATGCACGGCATGGAGGCGCTCTCCCGGGAATCCCTGCCTTCGGAAAAGCGGGAACAGTACATGGAGATCCTCAGGGGCAGCCTCGAGCGGATCCGGCGGGCGGTCTCCCAGCTCCTGGATTACTCTACCGTCCACGCTTCGAATTTCTCCGATTGCGACGTCTCCCGGACCGTGGAGCGGGTCCTGTCCCTCCTTTCCTACCAGTTGGAGAAGAACGGGATCGCGGTGGACAACCGGATCCCGCCGCGGACCGTCCGGGCCGACGCCCACAAACTGGAGCAGGTCCTGGTGAACCTGGTGCTGAACGCCGTGGCGGCGATGCCGGAAGGAGGGCGGCTCACGCTCCGCCACCGGGCGGACGACGGCTTCCTGACGCTTGTGATCGAGGACACGGGGGAAGGGATCCCCGCGGAGAACCTCGACCGGATCTTCGACCCCTTTTTCACGACGAAGGGGATCGGCAA
Proteins encoded:
- a CDS encoding acyl dehydratase translates to MAGERFLDDFRVGERFVSDGVTVTESEIIRFALQYDPQSFHLDVTAAEKSPYGGLIASGFHTLSLCFRMFIQQGVIAASSIGSPGIDDVRWLAPVRPGDTLRTETEVLEVKPSSSKPDRGILRMKYLGVNQNDARVISFILNHLLRRRTE